TTCTTTATAAATAAACTTACGGATTAACACTTTGGTATTTCGCAAATGCATTTGCAAAGATCTTCTCTCCGTTTACAAGCGCATAATCTGTGAAGTCTATGGTGTCAATAACAGCAATTTTTCCGCCGTATTCCTTCTGAAACCGTGGCATATGATACCTTACCTGAGGACCCAGCAGCAGGATGTCTGTATGGTCAAGCCTGTCGTTTGCCTTATCAAAGGGGGCAGCGTCAACATCAACACTGATTCCCTTTGCTTCCGCAGCTTCTTTTATCCTGTCAATGAGCATGCCCGTGGACATCCCTAAGTTGCACAATAATGTAATTGTAAGCATTTAAACCGCCCCCTCTTTCATCGTTTCGTATAAATGAATGAATTCTTCCGCCATATCCCGCATCAGCATCGCTGCTGTCAGGTGATCCTGTGCGTGTACCATCAAAAGAGTAATTTCTGTTTTTGTCCCCAGCATTTCCCCCCTGATCAGTTCAGTCTGTACTTCATGGGTTCTAACCATGCCTTCTTTTGCTTTTTCGATACATTCCCGAGCTTCGGTAAAATTTCCTTCTCTTGCATGGGATATGGCTTCCATCGAATAACTCCGTGAGTCACCTGCACCGGCAATTAACTGCATTGCCATTTCAAAAATGTCCACTTCTGTCTCCTCTCAGTTTTCTCCGAATTTCATTGCAAATAACTCTTCAAGTGTCTTTGCTGCTACCGTTTCATCAGAACCTTCAATTTCTACCGTTAAAGATTCTCCGTATTTCGCATTCAGCGTGATTACGCCCAGTACAGTTTTTAGATCAAACACCTCACTTTCCTTCTTTACGAAAATTGAGCTTGCAAAGCTGCTGGCGCAGCGTACGATCCTGCTCGCAACGCGGGCATGAATTCCAAACTCGTTCAAGATTTTAAGTTCCATTGTTATCATCGTCTTACCTCTTTATGACTAAATTGTTGTTTCAAAAACTCCTCCAGTTCCTGAGCTGAATCAAAAAGCAAAGCTTTTTTCATGATTTCTGCCGCATCGGAGCTTCTGGTTTCGCAGATGATTTTCCTGACCTTGGGAATCGCAGGAATACTCACACTGAGGTTATCAACCCCCATTGCCACCCATAATGGAATGAGTGCGGGGATTTCACCTGCCTGACCGCAGATATCCACTTCAATTCCATTTCGTTTTCCGCATTCGCAAATATGTTTGATTGCTCTTAATAATGTCGGTTGGAAATATGAGTTCAAACCGGTTACCCTTTGATTCATTCGGTCAGCAGCAAAAAGATATTGAGTCAGATCGTTTGTCCCGATACTAAAAAAGTCTACTTCTCTGGCAAACCGATCCGCATCAAATGCAGCAGCCGGTGTCTCTACCATCATCCCTATGTGAATGGCTCCAGCATGAGGGATTCCCTTTTTCTCCAGTTCCGCCTTGACTTCTTCCGCAAGTGCTCTCGTTCTTAAAACCTCGTCAATGGTAGCAATCATCGGCACCATAAACGATGTATTTCCTCCGGCTCCTGCCCGCAATATGGCAGAAATTTGTGTTTTAAAGAGCTCCGGATGATCCAAGCAATATCGAATGGCACGATACCCCAGAAATGGATTTTCTTCCTTTTCAATCCCCAGGCTCCCGATATTCTTATCACCGCCAGCATCCAGGGTTCTGATAATCAAAGGCCGCCCTTCCAGCCTCTTAGCTATGTTCGAATAGACCTTATACTGAAGCTCTTCCGTCGGTAAGCTTTCACCAGCCATATACAGAAATTCTGTCCGAAACAGCCCCACTCCTTCTCCCCCGTTTTCCAGCAAAGCTGTCACATCATTTTCCGAGGTGATATTGGCATAGACCTGCATCTTTGTTCCATCCAGCGTCTGCGTGGCGCATTTCTTGTATCGATCAAGCTGCTGCTTTTCTATCTTTTCTTTTGCGGTATATGCCTCATATTCCGCCGTCTGCGCCTGGGTCGGATTGGTGATTACCTCGCCGGTACTGCCGTTCATGATTACCATTTCTCCGTGAATCGCCTGATCCAAAAGTCCCTCTATCCCTACGATACAGGGTATGTCCATGGCTCTGGCAATAATTACGCTGTGGGAGGAGCTGCCTCCCTTCTCAAGCAGGATTCCCTTTACTCTATCACGGTTGATTCCTGCCGTTTGTGACGGGGTCAAGTCGGCGGCGGCTACAATGGAATCTTCCAAGATACCAGTCAGGGTTTTCTGTTCTTTCCCCGT
This genomic window from Clostridiales bacterium contains:
- a CDS encoding PTS sugar transporter subunit IIB, with the protein product MLTITLLCNLGMSTGMLIDRIKEAAEAKGISVDVDAAPFDKANDRLDHTDILLLGPQVRYHMPRFQKEYGGKIAVIDTIDFTDYALVNGEKIFANAFAKYQSVNP
- a CDS encoding PTS lactose/cellobiose transporter subunit IIA — encoded protein: MQLIAGAGDSRSYSMEAISHAREGNFTEARECIEKAKEGMVRTHEVQTELIRGEMLGTKTEITLLMVHAQDHLTAAMLMRDMAEEFIHLYETMKEGAV
- a CDS encoding HPr family phosphocarrier protein; this translates as MITMELKILNEFGIHARVASRIVRCASSFASSIFVKKESEVFDLKTVLGVITLNAKYGESLTVEIEGSDETVAAKTLEELFAMKFGEN
- the ptsP gene encoding phosphoenolpyruvate--protein phosphotransferase; this encodes MVGIGVVPGMAKAKTYLLDEDTVLIEKRIVDDPETEYQRFLAAKEVCGAQLEEIMGAMPEHMAADNREIFDYQLLLLEDTGFLGLIQTAVQKEQVNCEYAVHIAAQKYIALFENMDNDYLKQRTIDMVDISRRLNAILTGKEQKTLTGILEDSIVAAADLTPSQTAGINRDRVKGILLEKGGSSSHSVIIARAMDIPCIVGIEGLLDQAIHGEMVIMNGSTGEVITNPTQAQTAEYEAYTAKEKIEKQQLDRYKKCATQTLDGTKMQVYANITSENDVTALLENGGEGVGLFRTEFLYMAGESLPTEELQYKVYSNIAKRLEGRPLIIRTLDAGGDKNIGSLGIEKEENPFLGYRAIRYCLDHPELFKTQISAILRAGAGGNTSFMVPMIATIDEVLRTRALAEEVKAELEKKGIPHAGAIHIGMMVETPAAAFDADRFAREVDFFSIGTNDLTQYLFAADRMNQRVTGLNSYFQPTLLRAIKHICECGKRNGIEVDICGQAGEIPALIPLWVAMGVDNLSVSIPAIPKVRKIICETRSSDAAEIMKKALLFDSAQELEEFLKQQFSHKEVRR